The following is a genomic window from Antechinus flavipes isolate AdamAnt ecotype Samford, QLD, Australia chromosome 3, AdamAnt_v2, whole genome shotgun sequence.
CAGTGGGAGGTGCCGGACAGGCTCTGGGACCCTCGCCAAGGCCAGGTCACTGGCTTTACATCCCACGGGCTCTCCCAGTCATGGGATCACCAGAAGGCTTCAAATGGTGGGGTGGACACCAGCCTCAAACCTTTCCAAATGTGTCCTGCAAGAGGGTTTTTTCAGAGGCAAGAAGATGAAAGCATTTTTGCCATATTAGTCACATTTAACTAAAAGTTCCACATATTACCTGAAGAGAGTAGAATCATCACAAGTAGGGatttcttaatttttgtctttcgATACCCAGTGATTAGCAcaatgacttacatgaacagatcaCAATGTCAGTGGAACCTTAATTCTATTCCATCCACTCTACAGATGGAACACTGGGCTTTGAGTCAGGGGGATCTGGACTCCTATTCAGCCTcaagacacttcctagctatgtgtcTGAAGAAATCACTAATTTCTTAGTCATATTTTCCTGATCTGAAAAATGGCACTGACTTCCCAGTTTTATTGTGAGaatatctataaagcactttactaatttttttttttttttgctgaggaaattggggttaagtgacttgcccagggtcacacagccaggaagtgttaagtgtctgaagtcacatttgaactcaggtccttctgacttcagagcacTTTACCATTCTTAAAGCACTATCTAAATATTAGCAAATGTTGTTCATAAGGCTTCTTCTCTTTTGTCTAACAAATTCTGAGCCCTTGGTGGTCTTCCCCCATTAATTCTATCCCTAATTTCTCTctagtatgaattctctgatgtacgTACAGTAAGGGACGAGCTCTGGCTGAAGACCTTCTCACCCTCATTACATTTACAAGGATTCGTTCCAATCTGACTAGacatatatttgagaaagttCCATTTGAATCCTGCCCATGCGAATTACATTTATACAATTTTAATCTGGTCTGAATTATCAGAACTTTAAGAAATGAGCTCCAGATGAAGGACTTCCCATATTCATTACATGTATAAAAACGTTTCTCCAGGATGGATTTTCTGACGGTTAATAATGTCTGTGTCCTGACTGAAGACCTTCCCAAACTCATTGCATTCGTAAGCTTTCTCACCactgtgaattctctgatggtaAATAAGAGGGGAGTGTTGGACGAAGGCTTTCCCACAGCCGTTCCACTCTCGGGACTTCTCTCTACTGTGAATTCTCTTGTGCACAGTAAGGTGTCCACTCTGACTGAAAGCCTTCCAGCACTCATTgcatttataaggcttctctccagtgtggattctccgATGGCAGATAAGGGCGGTGTGCTGgatgaaggctttcccacattcgtGACACTCGTGAGGTTTTTCTCGGCTGTGGATTCGCTTATGTAAGACGAGGGATGAGTTCTGGGTGAAGGCCTTCCCGCATTCGTCACATTTATacggcttctctccagtgtgaattatTTGGTGTCTAATGAGTTCGGAGTTCCAGCTGAAAGTCTTCCCACACTGACTGCACTCGTAAGGTTTCTCCCGGGTGTGGGTACTGTGATGCACGGTGAGGGATGAGCTCCGGGTGAAGGCCTTCCCGCATTCGTCGCACTTATACGGCTTCTCCCCGGTGTGAATCCTCTGATGTAAAGTAAGAGACGAGCTCTGCgtgaaggccttcccacattcgTTACACACGtagggcttctctccagtgtgaattatCTGGTGTCTAATCAGTTCCGAGTTCCAGACGAAGGCCTTCCCACACTCGCTGCATTCGTAAGGCTTCTCTCCGGTATGGATTTTCTGATGTCTAGTAAGTTCGGAGCTCTGGctaaaggccttcccacattcaaAACAGTCGTATGGTTTCTCTCCGGTACGGATTTTCTGATGGGCAATCAGCGATAAGTGATCGATGGAGCCCTCCCCGTACTCAGTGCTTGCATAATGCTTCTCCTCATCGTGAATTTTCTGATGGTAAATCAGCTCTGCGTTTTGGCTGAAGGTCTTCCCACACTG
Proteins encoded in this region:
- the LOC127556615 gene encoding zinc finger protein 879-like, with the translated sequence MARESVSFRDVAVDFSQEEWGFLDASQKKLYREVMLENYRNLASLGLPVCKPDEVSQLERGDAPWMLEREGPRASLADWELRPKIKGSTPEQYISPKESSWKNVISSNPWKLESGETLACDIKSVKKHDSQDSPSRKLAISPRKTVGRGRDQRCNKFGISFGRGSGLSLQGGIPAADSHNGGDPHGCIFPPYSYLTQYTKRTSREEHDRYDECGKHLHCQPNHTQYYGKHTGVKAYKYNHCEITFSWGTALTGHPQLHAEDSQCGKTFSQNAELIYHQKIHDEEKHYASTEYGEGSIDHLSLIAHQKIRTGEKPYDCFECGKAFSQSSELTRHQKIHTGEKPYECSECGKAFVWNSELIRHQIIHTGEKPYVCNECGKAFTQSSSLTLHQRIHTGEKPYKCDECGKAFTRSSSLTVHHSTHTREKPYECSQCGKTFSWNSELIRHQIIHTGEKPYKCDECGKAFTQNSSLVLHKRIHSREKPHECHECGKAFIQHTALICHRRIHTGEKPYKCNECWKAFSQSGHLTVHKRIHSREKSREWNGCGKAFVQHSPLIYHQRIHSGEKAYECNEFGKVFSQDTDIINRQKIHPGETFLYM